In Humulus lupulus chromosome 6, drHumLupu1.1, whole genome shotgun sequence, a single genomic region encodes these proteins:
- the LOC133785003 gene encoding uncharacterized protein LOC133785003: MSLVDDDQKFEAYLWGRRSFNETIKYLTSALDSSKTGYELCGFPIAFQVWGFEVIPLLASSFAIYVGSKFPRILNWKTGKKSCHLKTIWKKVFKRSKVYAPLNFSNDERNSFHHAMLCVSSASKRGREEDDHNSKTKKRKSSTSSSSNEEVISLLKEIKEDNIVMKKDIADIKTNVNDIEEGMKRFFIKTFIKSNKRLSS; this comes from the exons ATGAGTTTAGTTGATGATGATCAAAAGTTTGAGGCATATCTTTGGGGTCGCCGATCTTTTAACGAAACTATAAAATACCTCACAAGCGCCCTAGATTCATCGAAGACAGGATATGAGCTATGCGGCTTCCCTATAGCCTTCCAAGTTTGGGGTTTTGAGGTTATTCCTTTGTTGGCCTCATCATTTGCTATTTATGTTGGTTCAAAGTTCCCCAGAATTTTGAATTGGAAGACAGGGAAGAAGAGTTGTCATTTAAAGACAATTTGGAAAAAAGTTTTTAAAAGATCAAAG GTTTATGCTCCTTTAAACTTTTCTAATGATGAGAGAAATTCATTTCATCATGCTATGCTTTGTGTCTCTTCAGCTTCTAAAAGAGGGAGAGAAGAAGATGATCATAATTCGAAAACCAAAAAGAGAAAAAGTTCTACTTCAAGTAGTTCTAATGAAGAAGTTATTTCTTTGTTGAAG gaAATCAAAGAAGATAATATTGTAATGAAAAAAGATATTGCTGATATTAAAACAAATGTGAATGACATTGAGGAGGGAATGAAACGTTTCTTCATAAAAACCTTCATAAAATCAAATAAACGTTTATCCAGTTGA